The Camelina sativa cultivar DH55 chromosome 16, Cs, whole genome shotgun sequence sequence AACCCTAGTTCTAGTGGCTGATTTGGTTACCTTTCCCAGGAGCAGCTCGTTTGTCTCGGGCCCGTAGATGTCAGAGGTATCGAGGAAAGTGACGCCGGCGTTGATGGCGTGAAGGAGGAGAGCGACGGCGTTAGTCTCAGGTGTCGGAGCACCGTAGAAGGCGGAGAGACCCATGCAGCCAAGTCCCTGAGCGGAAACCTCAAGGCCTTGCCTTCCAAGCTTTATTCTCCTCACTCTGCAAGCTTCCTCTGCCATTGATGAATCAAATCTTTagaagatttaagaaaaatatatgttttagtGAATTGAGAAAGCAGATTCGAGTGAGAATTTATAGGGGAGTGGAGTGGAGTGGAAGATAAAACAACGATCACCGCCTCGCCATTACTGACAGTGTTCTAGAGTTTTTGATTAAGTCAAATAAAGAAAGCAAAGTggacaaaatacaaaattgtagTCTTcatttgtatgttttatttttattataaaaaaaattgttaaatgatccaaaggaatataaaaaaattctataaactTTGACGTCATTGGTGATTTCATATCAACACTAATCATCCTTATGTTTTCCAAAATCATTTAAGTACGTACGTTCTTTTGGAATTTTTAATTTGGACCGCTCCAAGAAGATTCAAACAAAGACAGTAGTTGGAATCATGATTAGctatataaaatttgttgtcTCTTTTGGGACGTTTTGCAATGAGTTATGTGATTTATAACGGATTGAATAAATTTCTCATGAGATTCAAATGAAACTATACTGATTGTAAAAACAAGGATGCTCGAGTAGTCATCTCACTTCCCTCTTATTCCATCCAAATCTCAATGATCTTTTAACTAGGGATCACAGGTCAACAGAGATAAAAAGACAAATAGATGAAACCGagtataaattttttgaaaacttgCACTTTCCAGTTTCAGTTCTGAAGCcataaaattgaataattgatcacaaagaaaaatatataaaaagctcTCACCATGCCTTTGTTCTTTATATAGATTACACACAAACCAAATTCATTAGTTCATTCGAAAATCGAACGTACGATTCTTATGCCTATGCAAAAAAGTCTTTAATCTTCAGGAGTGATTAAAAaggggaaaataaaaacaagatgaTATATTAATGCATGGATGAATGAGTCATTCAACAAACTGTACTAGTAAGAGCATGCACTAAAAGGTTTGGCTCATTTGATGTGAACACATTGTCAAACCACTCGAGCGTCCCCCAAATTTCTCCATTCTGGCGTTTTTCAATCGCAATTTCCGCACACCAAATCAGTTTCTCCTTATCAACAGACACATACTCCACCCACAAAATCGCCATTTTTCCACAATGATCAGCCAATTTAACTTTTTCATAACAAATAGGCAAGCTAGGCAGTCCTTCCAAACCCTTCAAAGTTTTCCATACTCTTTCTTTCGGATTAAACCAACAGATCCCACAATCACCACCAAAAGAGTAGAAAACGTTCTCTATCACACAATAAGATAATGACCATCCCCATCTCAAGTTCATGGATAAGTCTGCCGACCTCCATCTACTTTTATGCAGCTTGTAAGTCACATTTTTTGCCTCAGACCTCACATAGATGGTTCCTTCATACCTTGCACTTCGGTAATAAGAGCCTCCGCATATCTCCTCGCTAGGGATCTGTAAGAACTCCCAAGTTTGGGTTTTCGTATCAAAAACCTCCATCCAGTTCGTTGAATCGATATTGTCACAACCtccatttacatatattttcccATCGAAGGTGCAAGCAGATGGGCACATGCGGGCCACCAACATGCTTGGAGCCTCACGCCATGTGTGAGAACAAGAGTTCATGACCATAACTGTAGACGAAGCATTATTATTTATTCCTCCAGCAATGACATAGATACTAGGACCAACCACTGCAACACTAGGAAGGGATATAGAGTAAGATTTGGGTGATGAAATCGGGACCAAAACTTTTCTGGAGCTATTTGGTCTCTGGCAGAGAATGAACCAACATAATAGTTGGGAATCGGTACCGAAACGCAAGCACACATAGAGAGAACTCTCGGCCCGGCCCAAGAGGGTTCGAGTTTGGTAAAGCTCTGTTGAAGCAATGAGAGTGCGAAATCTCTTACAGACTAAGGAGAGAGTTGGGTAGTGGATTCTTGAGACGCAAGCTAAGCACTTTAAGAGCACATCATCAGGAAGAATCATATCTCTTTGAATGGCTGGCTCTTCTCCATGGTTCATGGTTGTGTTTAAGGTTTcttatctttcaaaaaaaattaaaattatctaaaacaaagaaaaatttatagGGGTGCAATTACATAAATATGGAACACTAGAAAATATCCCACGCGTCACGTTgctttaagatatatatagtaaaatatgataaatatatgaaaacattTTAGCTGCTTTAAatactttgaatttttatattaaactctaaaaaatgatatagtaaaatttgagaaatctaTATTAAAATGTTTAGCTGCTTTAAATACATCgattattttatagtaataaACTAGAAAATATCCCACGCGTCGTGTGGCTTTTAAattgatatagtaaaatataataaatatatatatgaaaaatgtttagtttctttaaattcattgacttttttttattaaactataaaaatatccCACTTGTTCTGTGGGTTTAAATatgacataataaaaaaatatgataagtatatattaaaaaaattttagctGCTTTACATACATTGTccattttatattaaataaatttatcatttctattaaataattatttttcatgaCAAATTTGCTATATCAAAAAAACTGCAAAGGTATATAAGTTTATATCATAATGAATTGTCAAATGCAGCATAAGACTATAAATCTTTGTTAAAAATGATGATTAAAATAAACAGACAACACAAATGAAGATTTATAAAAAGATGACTTGGGAATATGTATTTATAAGTATAGTATCACACTTTGCCTTGTATATGTAAGGGCCAATTCTAACATAATTAAAGACAactttaatacaaaaataactatattaatttatattagtattttaaaatatgttagatatgctagaaaacaaaattgaattgaAGAACGAATGTTTCATTTGCATTGtagattaaaattaatataactaatagaaaatattattaaatatttctaataatatAACACccataaaaagtaaaaaaaaccttttaaaatatttctaggTTACCCTTGGCAATGAAAATGTTTACGTTCGAAATGTTAACCTAGATATATTGCATTCTTATGATGATGAAACATTTGCCATCGGCCCATCGCCATCTTATTTTACTTTTGAACCACTAACATTTGCCATCGAAAATCTTTAGTTTGCAACGATACataaatgcataaaataatCTCAGAGAATAAACATTTTCCTACAAAGAAGTTAAACCTCAAACAAACtaatcaaatttataatttaaaaaacagaTATCAGAAAAGGACCAATACCAATAATTTAGAGACCAGCAAAAAGGTTTTTATATTTAGAAGGATaaatttgtttagaagattATCCGTGATCATTTCTTTCCAACTTTTTTACGAAAATGGCGAGCCGCAACACAATTCAGATGCACCTCACGACTATCATCGCAATCGTGATCCTCCTCGCGGCAAGCCAAGCGACAGAAGCCCGTTTTACAAAACTATGCGCTAAAACTGCATACCCAACCTTGTGTCGACCGCTGGTGAAAGGGCCAAACCCGAGACGAGCCACACACAGCACGATCCGAGCCTTGGAGGCTAAGACTAACTTGGCGCTTGCAGCCTCTGCAAGGTACAAAAACGGAAATCCAACTGTTGCGATTTGCTATGCGACTCTTGTAGATGCATCCTTCAATCTTAGGAACGCAAGAAAGAGCATTAGGAAAAGAAATGTTATGTCGctaaaaatgtttttgactGCGGCTGTGTCAGATTACGGGGTTTGTGTTAACGGGTTCATAGATTCACGTCAAGTCAACAGAGTTCAGAACGCTGTGGATGAGCTCAGGAAGATTGGGACGAACTGCTTGTTGCTTGCTACAATGATAAGGTGATCGAGCcacaaaagaaggaaacataCAAACTAATTCCTCAAAAAAACTGACAGAAAAAAGGCTTAAACTTAATTATGTAAATGTTCTTTTCTAGTTTTCAGAGGGTGTTCTTAGTCAACAAAATCAACCGTGTAATGTAATTATAATAGAACGTTTTAGCCATGAGTCTCCTGATTCTCAATCATCTACAGATTTCAACAAATTGTTGCACAGATTCTTTGACAGATTAAAGGTTCTATTCGCAATGTAGTAATAAAAAGAGTGATGGGAGattcaaaaaaaacttactttgcCTCCTCTTCTAGGAGCTGTGagaattcacaaaaaaaaaaacgagtgaTTGGCTACGCCCGAAACAATTCACAAAAAACACGAACAAACTGTCTTTAGGTGAAGTAAAAGAGGCCCGTACAATTGATTTTGCCAACTAGAGCCTATTTTTTATTACCAATAAGAAACAGAGCTGCAAGAATGCAAGAGCCCTAACACGACTAATAATGTCTTGGCTGAAGGCAATTATGAAGGAGAGAGATATGGAACAGACCTCTCACTCCTCCTGAGATACTTCATCGAGCAGTTTCTTTGTCGCTTCATTAACTTCCACGTTTTCCATCTTTAGACGTCGGCGCATAGCAGGATGACTCTTTCCTGCTGCTGCATATGTTCTTATCAATGGTTCAAAGATTTCTGCACCAATGTTATCTGTTACCTTCTTTAAAATCTCCACCAAATTCTCAGCTCCATTAACATCTTTCTTTTGCTCGAAAAGGCTCATCAATGTTCTGATTGTTTCCTGTGACGGTACCCATTTgccaccatctcctctgccgaTAGAAACTGCCTTAGACATACATTCGAGTGCTTGAGCCGTATCACCTCTCTTTACATAGTAATCCATGAAGATTTCCCAGGTTTTGGCATTGGCTTTGCTTCCCCTTCTAGGAGCTTTCTCCTTGAGCTCTCTTGCCTTTTCGATGAGACCATCTTTAGCATAAGCTCCAATCAACACATTTACAATCCTGATGTCATAAGTAGAACAGTTAGCTTGCCATTCCTTGAACAGTGTCTCTGCACCCGGTAAATCTTTCAAGTTCACCAGCACTTGTATCATGTTTAGATAGGCAACATTTGAGGTTTTCGGAATAGCCAGCCTCAGTGAACGCCAAATCCTGTAAACTTCAGTCAATTTCCCCAGTCGTCCATACAAAGTAATGAGAAACTGATATGCCGTAAAATCCCGTTGCGTGTTTTTCATCTCCAGTTCCTGAAGGGCCTTCTCAGCTTTCTGAGACAGTCCAGCATCAACATATATGGNaaaaaaaaaaaaaaaaaaaaaacgagtgaTTGGCTACGCCCGAAACAATTCACAAAATACACGAACAAACTGTCTTTAGGTGAAGTAAAAGAGGCCCGTACAATTGATTTTGCCAACTAGAGCCTATTTTTTATTACCAATAAGAAACAGAGCTGCAAGAATGCAAGAGCCCTAACACGACTAATAATGTCTTGGCTGAAGGCAATTATGAAGGAGAGAGATATGGAACAGACCTCTCACTCCTCCTGAGATACTTCATCGAGCAGTTTCTTTGTCGCTTCATTAACTTCCACGTTTTCCATCTTTAGACGTCGGCGCATAGCAGGATGACTCTTTCCTGCTGCTGCATATGTTCTTATCAATGGTTCAAAGATTTCTGCACCAATGTTATCTGTTACCTTCTTTAAAATCTCCACCAAATTCTCAGCTCCATTAACATCTTTCTTTTGCTCGAAAAGGCTCATCAATGTTCTGATTGTTTCCTGTGACGGTACCCATTTgccaccatctcctctgccgaTAGAAACTGCCTTAGACATACATTCGAGTGCTTGAGCCGTATCACCTCTCTTTACATAGTAATCCATGAAGATTTCCCAGGTTTTGGCATTGGCTTTGCTTCCCCTTCTAGGAGCTTTCTCCTTGAGCTCTCTTGCCTTTTCGATGAGACCATCTTTAGCATAAGCTCCAATCAACACATTTACAATCCTGATGTCATAAGTAGAACAGTTAGCTTGCCATTCCTTGAACAGTGTCTCTGCACCCGGTAAATCTTTCAAGTTCACCAGCACTTGTATCATGTTTAGATAGGCAACATTTGAGGTTTTCGGAATAGCCAGCCTCAGTGAACGCCAAATCCTGTAAACTTCAGTCAATTTCCCCAGTCGTCCATACAAAGTAATGAGAAACTGATATGCCGTAAAATCCCGTTGCGTGTTTTTCATCTCCAGTTCCTGAAGGGCCTTCTCAGCTTTCTGAGACAGTCCAGCATCAACATATATGGATGCCATATTGCTGTAAGTAGTCCAATCTGGAGCAACTCTACCATCTCTATTCATCTCTTCAATGACTCTCTCAACACCAGAGATATCATTAGTAGCAGCCAAAGCCCTCATCCAGACATTGTACGTGTACGAATCCGGCATTACATTCTCAGCCTTCAGTTCCTGGATCATTGCTGGAACCTTCTCAGGCTGACCCGTCTTAGTGTAAAGAGTCATAAGACTGTTATAAGACATGGAACTAGGAGTGATGTTGAGCTCTTTCATCTTGTTCAATAAACCTTCAGCTTTCTCCGTCATCAATTCCTTGCAGTAACAATTCAAAAGAGACCCATACGTGAGTTCTGTCTTAGATGTTTCCGGAAGATCAACAAAATAATTCTCCCCAGCCGTAATTCCCCTAGATTTAGCAACAAGATCAAGATGGATTGCTTGATCACTCACTGTCTTGTTCATACCTCTCTCTTCCATAACTTCAGAGagctacaaaaccaaaaaacaactCTACAACATAAATCCTCAAGAAACACAATCATCACACAGCAGGTACCAAATTGTTCCTAATGAGCATCAAACTACCACTTAATGAATCTACATTTCTATAAGCAAATGTTTGTACAATCTGAAAAATCGTTGTGAAGCTAATCCCTAAAAGATCGAAAATGCAATTTCCCAGGAATAAGATGGAGTTTGTTGATTTAATGAAACCTTGAGAGCTGGGTAGTAGAGGCCACGATTTCGGAGTTTCTTGATCGTGTCTCCGACCTCCCATTTGAAAACGTGCTTAGTGCCTTTGAGGAACTGATTCAGCTGCTGTCGAACTTTGACCTCTGTGCCGCCATCTTTGAAGAGACGATGGTAAAGANTGAGCCGTATCACCTCTCTTTACATAGTAATCCATGAAGATTTCCCAGGTTTTGGCATTGGCTTTGCTTCCCCTTCTAGGAGCTTTCTCCTTGAGCTCTCTTGCCTTTTCGNGAGGTTCTTCGATGTACTTCTTCGTCGATCTCTTCGTGACGTCTCTCGATCGGCTCAAATGTCGCATCGCCATATTTTTCCCGTCGGACTGAGTGAGTGAGCAACGACGGACGAGAAGGTTTTGGGTAAAACCCTAATTCACTGTGACGTTTCAAGCTGGGAGAGGAGTGAAGATTATGGACCTTTTAATGGGCCTGAAAATTAATTTCATGTTGGCCCATATCATTATTTACAAATATGCCAAACACCATACTAGTAGTCTATTTTCTCTGTTGTATTATCATCatttgtttgtgtatttttttttagtgagaTAAAATTTGTTCAAGTAAACATTTTGATCAAAACCTCATCGTATAACAATATgattgaagagaagaaaagaaaacaagaaacatgtTCCGTGAAGGTTACAAAGGGGCGCAAGTAAAATTACCATAGAGACAAATTCACAAGAATATGGCttctaaaacaaattaaaaagggaAATTTGATCAGCTAACTCTTTCAAAAAGTTTtcgttttctctatttttgtctTCAGGCAATCCCCCGAGGAATGTGGGAATCACAATGACATTGACGATGAAACTGAATGAGCCTTACACGAGTCTTAGTTCGTACTCACCCGCCATGGTTATGTATCTCACCCATGGAAGTGCTTGGTACCCGCTCTTCTCAATTATCTTCAGGTACCGAACCTACACgccaaaaataaacatatattttaaaatatgacaCTGTGTAACGCAGTGGGGTGAGCTAAAATTGCAGAAGATGTGGAAACCATTTATGTAGCACAAGCTTTACCTGAATCCCTGAAACGGTGAAATAAGGGATCTCAAATTTGACACGGATAGGAGCTTTCCGCTCAGGTGTTGCTTCCTCTGCAGTAATACTGGGAAGATGGAACTCTGCCCTTAACATATACTCCTATATTGGGTTTCTGAAGGTTAGCACTCATACTACATTGCTGATTGTTTCAACTTGATATATGAAATATTAGGAAACTTGCTAGAGATATAAGCTTCTACCTTGTTCCCGGGGAAAGATTTGATTTTCCAGACTAACGCATCCTTTTCAGGAGCGTAAGAGGCAGACCCAAGAGATGTCCTAACGGTTGGGTTAGATGCATCGGTTGGTACAGGCAACTCAATCTCAACGTTCGTTGCGGTGCTGCAAATAGAAAGTTCTCAATCAAACGTTCAAAGAATCTGGTCATCAAAATGTTTGGATTTTAggaaaagggaaaaggaaaacagGCACAATACCGAATATATTTACCTTCGTTCCTTGAACTGACTTCTAGCTTTGACAAGCATCTCAACACGACTTCTGGAGTGACTTTCTATTTGCGCCTCCACCCATATAAGAGGCTTCACCTGAATAAGGAGTATAGAAAAGAAACATATCTTGAGATACACTTGTTAAGGACGAGGAAAAACTCCTATAGATGCTATATCCGACATGTCAAACCTGAGTACTGAGTCTATATGTCATCAGATCAAAAGCTCCATCAGGGGGTATGAAAGATATCGTCCTATCGTTTTCAAAACGGGCCAATCGAACACACCTGCATTAAATAATTGGTTGTTGAAGAGTACATAAAACTCAAGTATAGAatctttttgaataaaagaaaaaagggttAGGATCAACGGAGACTTTCcaagttttaatataacagaAGCTTAAAGACGTACTGATGAAATTTGATGTCCTCTAAATCAATAGCTTTTCCTTTTGTTGCTCGTCCCTGTGCTTCCAGCAATACTCTATCATTCAGTCCTAACTTACACTCTGGCATTCCACTGCAATAGAATggatcaaagagaagaagagtcaaATAAAACGCCAAGACAGAGATTAAAGCAAAAGGGACATGATAGAACATGATTTGACTGATTAGAAACGATATAGAAAATTTCATGTGTTAACATACGTCAAGTAAGTTCGCATCTTCAGCGCTCCAACAACATCAGACCTCACAATTTGCCCATTACTGTTGACAAGAATATTTACATTCTCAATTACATCCAAGAAAACCTGGAAAAAGGGAGCAGGTTGTCATCATTTGCAGACAGAAACACAACACAAATTTATTCCTCTCTTGCAAATAAAAGCACTCACTTCATTCTTCTTGTACTGTATTCCCTCACTCCTCCAGGAGACAGCATTTGTCACAGCCATTGGAGGTCTCTGTGTAACTTCCATTCTATACGCATCAGTCTTAATGAATTCACTGAGAATTCTTGCTTCGGTATACTGAGGGTAACCAAAGTCCATCATCTCATCAAGTAGCTCATACTGCAGCACCAGAAATCAGTTTCAGCATCTAACAAGGATAATACTTTTCAAAATTCCGATGATCTATTTGGTTGGGAAAGTAATAGAAAGTTTAATTCCAAATACTACTGTAAGAGCGAGGTCAGAAACTTAACATACCACAACCACAAAGTTATCCCTCAATGATTCCTCTTCTAACTCCTCGAAGTAATGTTTGAAAACCTATAACCAGATAATAGATACAATTTCCATTGCATCAAACATCCAATAAAAAGATGGAGActtaagagaaaaaataaaataatttaatagcCATACTTACATCGACCACGCggtgaagaaagaagataagacTGGCAGCATTACAATTCTGTCTGGATGCTATCATCAAGTATACATTACTATGTTGTACAAACATATAAGTAACCCCATTATCGTAAGCAACTGGATCATTTGACTGTGAATCACCCTgaacaattaaacaaaaccatgaATGACAACACTCTGATTCTAATCCAGATAGCTTTCAAAAGCTAATTCAGATCAAATCCTAATCCAAACCATTTAAGCCAATGATCAAACTTGCTCATTACTTCCAACAGTTTCAGTCGCATCAGATTACATAGACGGACACGAATCCATTATCATAGACAGAAATGACTCAATTGCAAATGACGAAACCTCTCTAAACACAAATCTACACGTTCATATATTCCCTGCTAATTCTACAGTAAACCAGTAATAACCACCGATCAATGAGCGATAAAAGGAAGAACACAGAACAAAAACCTCTTTCTCGATTAGCTTAGTGAAGAACCGCTCGGCTTGGGCAGCGGAGACATCACCACGGTAATCACGCCAAACGAGAACGCGACCCTTGATGTCAAGCAGAAACAGCGCGGAGGCCGCTCCTGCCATGTTCTTTCCCTAAAGAGTTACGAATCAGATCCAAAAATGCGGCTGATTAATCAGCGAGATCTGAAGAAAGTATCGTTTatatgaagaagacgaagtaaCAACATCTACAAGGAGATTGAGATAGATCTCTCCCAGCTGAGATTTCTCATTTCGCTaattggttttttctttttctagcgATCTGATCGATTTCGTTATCGttctttgatctctctctaGCTACTCGTTGATTTTGAGCTTTCCCATATTCGCCTCAGCGTTCCATTACAACGGCGTCGTATTCACATTTTCCGTTTTAACGAAGTTCGATCCagataaaccgaaccgaaatatttaatttgagcATCGAACCCGGTTCACTGCATTTTAACTTTGTTTATGGGGAATGATCGAATGTTGCATACCCATTATGCTCTGATATAATATAAGATGTATGCATCAATAGTGTTTTCTACTATTTAGCTTCGTCCACGGCGTTTTCCAAGAGTTctgtaatatatattgttttgattttggttctgaGAAGTTAAGTTGTgtgaaaatctttaaaaatttctttagACTACTGCCACGTTCAACAAAGCTGATAAGTATAATGGCAAGTTAGGTTTGTTGTTTACAGAGGACAACGTAAACAACAAGGTGCTTGGTTTATAATGTTAATAAGGTACTTGGGGCAAATTAAATATGTTGTCTTGAGgaccaaatatataatttggcAATCAAAGTCTTTGTAAAGATATCAACTAATCGGTCAACAAGTCAAGTAACGATGACGTTGTATTGAATTGTACAACATATATACAAAGTGAACTTCGAAATGCTTTATACACGAAAGACCGGTTTAATAACAAACCGCAATGTGACGATCAGATTGAATATgcaaaaatacatttatgaaAGGGAATACTAGAAACACAAATTCATTATGTGGATGTATAGACATAGTATGCTATATGTCgttattttaaatcaaacacaacttctttttttttttgggttaaaatcaaacacaacttaaattattgtttttaaaaacttttatatatttatatatctagtGCAAAAAAAGAAGTGCGAACCTAATTGAAAATTTAAGCGGTTCACTTTGGTAAGTTTTATTTGTCcattttggtttagtttcacAGCAACATATGTGTGagctatttttctttatttttgcttatttataaaattcagtCAAGTTTTAAATTCATCTTTTAGTTGAAGTtaccaaaagaagaagtaaacgttgactttcaaataaaaatgaggTCAAAGTCAAcaattcacccaaaaaaaactttgaaagtATACTCTCATCTCGTTACCTTCATTAATTACGTGCACtgaaaaacaaatactaaaaagtGGTTAAATATAGACTCCATATTTATTCAAAGTAATAAGTGCAAATTAAATTCACATGGCTTAGAGTCACGCGTTTCGTCGGGATCCCTATTTTTGAGTATGTTGTAGTGTATTGTTGTGTTCACTCACTCTTCAATCGTTTCATCAATGTATAATTCATTTAGAGTGAGTTCTAACACGTCCtggttattacttattacagATGTATAACTATGTAACGTTTTTCTAATTTGTAACGTTAGAACCGATGGTCTTAAGTGTTCACATACGGTGATTTCATCATTGGGTAATTGATCTTTTTAGTTCAGACTGTTCAGTTCTAAGTTCTAACAATAAGACCGGTCTAAATCACATAACTTCGACCAACATCAGAAAATCATTAGGTAGAGCACTTTTTAGTTGACTACATCTTTTGCACCAACCTTTACAACTTTCCCAATATTTTATAACcttttcaaagttcaaactgtAAAGAATAAATTTATGATTGAATATAAAGTGATCTTAGGTTTTTCATGTTAATTGCATATATTTCACAAAACTATTTGCAtgaatcactacaagaaatatgtatATTGTTAGCGCGAAAGAAATGCTATCATACATATTACATAGCGTTATCGTACATGCTATAACATCGGCAGCCATGGTAGATACTCCATCTATTATAACGTTTTTGACGTACTTTGATAGATCCCCACATAAGATagcatttttatattataacgTTAGTTGaatgctataatatattttattgtaacACAAAACTAGTGCTATTCTcttgttatataaattttataatttgtatatttgaatcttattttgcataatttattcaattagatataatttaaaaatatatatttcataaaatcatccacatacataaaatttaatattatattaactaaaagAAGTCTTACATAACATaagtcttacataacaaagtgCCAgtctcaaaataaaataaaactattttcaCATTCTCAAACTAATCTCCT is a genomic window containing:
- the LOC104754096 gene encoding F-box/kelch-repeat protein At4g23580-like, with protein sequence MNHGEEPAIQRDMILPDDVLLKCLACVSRIHYPTLSLVCKRFRTLIASTELYQTRTLLGRAESSLYRPNSSRKVLVPISSPKSYSISLPSVAVVGPSIYVIAGGINNNASSTVMVMNSCSHTWREAPSMLVARMCPSACTFDGKIYVNGGCDNIDSTNWMEVFDTKTQTWEFLQIPSEEICGGSYYRSARYEGTIYVRSEAKNVTYKLHKSRWRSADLSMNLRWGWSLSYCVIENVFYSFGGDCGICWFNPKERVWKTLKGLEGLPSLPICYEKVKLADHCGKMAILWVEYVSVDKEKLIWCAEIAIEKRQNGEIWGTLEWFDNVFTSNEPNLLVHALTSTVC
- the LOC104752741 gene encoding uncharacterized protein LOC104752741, with protein sequence MASRNTIQMHLTTIIAIVILLAASQATEARFTKLCAKTAYPTLCRPLVKGPNPRRATHSTIRALEAKTNLALAASARYKNGNPTVAICYATLVDASFNLRNARKSIRKRNVMSLKMFLTAAVSDYGVCVNGFIDSRQVNRVQNAVDELRKIGTNCLLLATMIR
- the LOC104752742 gene encoding pentatricopeptide repeat-containing protein At1g60770 isoform X2 translates to MAMRHLSRSRDVTKRSTKKYIEEPLYHRLFKDGGTEVKVRQQLNQFLKGTKHVFKWEVGDTIKKLRNRGLYYPALKLSEVMEERGMNKTVSDQAIHLDLVAKSRGITAGENYFVDLPETSKTELTYGSLLNCYCKELMTEKAEGLLNKMKELNITPSSMSYNSLMTLYTKTGQPEKVPAMIQELKAENVMPDSYTYNVWMRALAATNDISGVERVIEEMNRDGRVAPDWTTYSNMASIYVDAGLSQKAEKALQELEMKNTQRDFTAYQFLITLYGRLGKLTEVYRIWRSLRLAIPKTSNVAYLNMIQVLVNLKDLPGAETLFKEWQANCSTYDIRIVNVLIGAYAKDGLIEKARELKEKAPRRGSKANAKTWEIFMDYYVKRGDTAQALECMSKAVSIGRGDGGKWVPSQETIRTLMSLFEQKKDVNGAENLVEILKKVTDNIGAEIFEPLIRTYAAAGKSHPAMRRRLKMENVEVNEATKKLLDEVSQEE
- the LOC104752742 gene encoding pentatricopeptide repeat-containing protein At1g60770 isoform X1; the encoded protein is MAMRHLSRSRDVTKRSTKKYIEEPLYHRLFKDGGTEVKVRQQLNQFLKGTKHVFKWEVGDTIKKLRNRGLYYPALKLSEVMEERGMNKTVSDQAIHLDLVAKSRGITAGENYFVDLPETSKTELTYGSLLNCYCKELMTEKAEGLLNKMKELNITPSSMSYNSLMTLYTKTGQPEKVPAMIQELKAENVMPDSYTYNVWMRALAATNDISGVERVIEEMNRDGRVAPDWTTYSNMASIYVDAGLSQKAEKALQELEMKNTQRDFTAYQFLITLYGRLGKLTEVYRIWRSLRLAIPKTSNVAYLNMIQVLVNLKDLPGAETLFKEWQANCSTYDIRIVNVLIGAYAKDGLIEKARELKEKAPRRGSKANAKTWEIFMDYYVKRGDTAQALECMSKAVSIGRGDGGKWVPSQETIRTLMSLFEQKKDVNGAENLVEILKKVTDNIGAEIFEPLIRTYAAAGKSHPAMRRRLKMENVEVNEATKKLLDEVSQEE
- the LOC104752743 gene encoding AP-1 complex subunit mu-2, with the protein product MAGAASALFLLDIKGRVLVWRDYRGDVSAAQAERFFTKLIEKEGDSQSNDPVAYDNGVTYMFVQHSNVYLMIASRQNCNAASLIFFLHRVVDVFKHYFEELEEESLRDNFVVVYELLDEMMDFGYPQYTEARILSEFIKTDAYRMEVTQRPPMAVTNAVSWRSEGIQYKKNEVFLDVIENVNILVNSNGQIVRSDVVGALKMRTYLTGMPECKLGLNDRVLLEAQGRATKGKAIDLEDIKFHQCVRLARFENDRTISFIPPDGAFDLMTYRLSTQVKPLIWVEAQIESHSRSRVEMLVKARSQFKERSTATNVEIELPVPTDASNPTVRTSLGSASYAPEKDALVWKIKSFPGNKEYMLRAEFHLPSITAEEATPERKAPIRVKFEIPYFTVSGIQVRYLKIIEKSGYQALPWVRYITMAGEYELRLV